From the Solibacillus sp. FSL R5-0449 genome, one window contains:
- a CDS encoding proline/glycine betaine ABC transporter permease, giving the protein MSKILNLATPLPVAEKVEDLMDIVTDTFSAQFRFIQSNGEDTMNLVTSGLTAIPPYVFILIIAVLAFFATGKKFGLAIFSIIGLLFILNQGLWDQLMNTFTLVLFSSLIAIVIGIPLGILMSKSKVIEEILKPILDFMQTMPGFVYLIPAVAFFGIGVVPGVFASVIFALPPTVRFTNLGIRQVPTHLIEAADSYGSTFTQKLVKVELPLSRSTIMAGINQTVLLSLSMVVIASMIGAPGLGREVLSALQRAQIGNGFVAGISLVIFAIIVDRLTQSLNKQKSNGGK; this is encoded by the coding sequence ATGAGTAAAATTTTAAATTTAGCAACGCCATTACCGGTAGCGGAAAAAGTTGAAGATTTGATGGATATTGTAACAGATACTTTTTCAGCCCAGTTCCGTTTCATTCAAAGTAACGGTGAAGATACGATGAATCTGGTTACATCCGGATTAACAGCTATTCCGCCGTATGTATTTATTTTAATCATTGCCGTGTTGGCATTTTTCGCAACAGGCAAAAAATTCGGTTTAGCCATCTTTTCAATTATCGGTTTACTGTTCATATTAAACCAGGGCTTATGGGATCAGCTTATGAATACATTTACACTCGTGCTGTTTTCTAGTTTAATCGCGATTGTAATTGGTATACCACTTGGCATTCTAATGTCAAAATCCAAAGTAATAGAAGAAATCTTAAAACCAATTTTAGACTTTATGCAAACAATGCCTGGATTCGTTTATTTAATTCCAGCGGTTGCGTTTTTCGGAATTGGTGTCGTACCAGGTGTATTTGCCTCAGTTATCTTCGCATTACCACCAACTGTACGTTTTACAAATCTAGGTATCCGTCAAGTTCCGACACATTTAATCGAAGCTGCGGATTCTTATGGTAGTACATTCACTCAAAAATTAGTGAAAGTAGAACTGCCGCTTTCAAGATCTACGATTATGGCCGGTATAAACCAAACCGTACTATTATCTCTATCGATGGTCGTTATTGCATCAATGATCGGTGCACCAGGTTTAGGTCGTGAAGTATTATCGGCTTTACAACGAGCTCAAATCGGTAATGGATTTGTTGCGGGGATAAGTCTAGTAATCTTCGCTATTATTGTAGACCGATTAACACAAAGTTTAAACAAACAAAAATCAAATGGGGGAAAGTAA
- a CDS encoding LysR family transcriptional regulator, with translation MIIKLEAYRIFNEVSRIKSFSKAANALYMTQPAVSQSISKLEKELDTVLFNRTPKGVTLTEEGELLHEYVNSALGILDAGEEKIAEFKNLRTGVLRIGVGDTISRYFLLPYLEAFHIKYPGIKLKVLNGTTNEILAFIKSGEADLGICNLPVKDPQLQVIPCKEIHDIFVCGQKYKNLSKKPIRLDMLMKLPLIFLEKKANSRNYVENYLKEQGYTISPEFELGSHDLVLEFAKINLGIASVTKEFATDYLDKGLLHEIELQQPIPKRNLGIVHLKNVSLSKATRKFIAIVDPGIIHIKEEKEEQI, from the coding sequence ATGATAATAAAACTAGAAGCATATCGTATTTTCAATGAAGTGAGTCGAATCAAAAGCTTTTCTAAGGCAGCAAACGCTTTATATATGACACAGCCGGCCGTGAGCCAGTCTATTTCAAAGCTTGAAAAAGAACTTGATACCGTTTTATTTAATAGAACACCAAAAGGGGTAACCTTGACAGAAGAAGGTGAATTATTACACGAATATGTTAACTCCGCTCTTGGCATTTTAGACGCGGGGGAAGAAAAAATTGCCGAGTTTAAAAATCTGCGTACAGGCGTTTTACGTATTGGAGTAGGAGATACAATTTCAAGGTATTTTTTACTGCCGTATTTAGAGGCATTCCATATAAAATATCCTGGCATTAAACTAAAGGTTTTAAATGGTACTACAAATGAAATATTAGCTTTTATCAAATCGGGGGAAGCGGATTTGGGCATCTGCAACTTGCCGGTTAAAGATCCACAGCTTCAAGTTATCCCTTGTAAGGAAATTCATGATATATTTGTGTGCGGACAAAAATACAAAAATTTATCAAAAAAACCAATCCGTCTTGATATGCTCATGAAGCTGCCATTAATTTTTTTGGAGAAAAAGGCAAATTCCCGTAATTATGTAGAAAACTATTTAAAGGAACAAGGGTATACAATTTCACCTGAATTCGAGTTAGGTTCACATGATTTAGTATTGGAATTCGCAAAAATTAATTTAGGAATAGCAAGTGTAACGAAGGAGTTTGCGACCGATTATCTTGATAAAGGGCTTTTGCATGAAATTGAGCTCCAACAGCCAATTCCTAAGCGTAATTTAGGGATTGTCCATTTAAAAAATGTTTCACTTTCAAAAGCAACGAGAAAATTTATCGCAATTGTTGATCCAGGAATCATTCATATAAAAGAAGAAAAAGAGGAACAAATATGA
- a CDS encoding TrkA C-terminal domain-containing protein: protein MEKKIQIKQPKYQVIAEDIAAKIVEKKYVVGEKIYARSSLASQYNVSSETARRAIAVLQDLNIVEATKGSGVVIVSYENAAKYIQRLAGVKSIRDLQKQLTDSIERQIDELHHLQDTLGEMVNRTSRYQSINPFVPFQIDITENCPFISKNVGEINFWQQTGATIIGIKKDHELIVSPGPYATLSAGDTLFFIGKEECYSNVKHFLQLESNNFQSE, encoded by the coding sequence ATGGAGAAAAAAATCCAAATTAAACAGCCTAAATATCAAGTAATAGCAGAAGATATTGCAGCTAAAATTGTTGAAAAAAAATATGTTGTCGGTGAAAAGATTTATGCCCGATCATCGCTGGCATCCCAATATAATGTTTCATCGGAAACTGCAAGACGAGCGATTGCCGTTCTGCAGGATTTAAATATTGTCGAAGCGACAAAGGGGAGCGGTGTTGTCATCGTTTCCTATGAAAATGCCGCTAAATACATCCAGCGTTTAGCAGGCGTCAAATCAATTAGAGATCTACAAAAGCAATTAACCGATAGTATTGAACGCCAAATTGATGAATTGCATCATTTACAGGATACATTAGGAGAAATGGTCAATCGGACTAGCCGCTACCAATCGATAAACCCGTTTGTACCATTTCAAATCGATATTACTGAAAATTGCCCATTCATATCGAAAAATGTAGGCGAGATTAATTTCTGGCAGCAAACGGGTGCTACCATAATTGGCATCAAAAAAGATCATGAGCTGATTGTTTCACCTGGTCCATATGCAACACTCTCTGCCGGAGATACATTATTTTTTATCGGTAAAGAAGAATGCTATTCGAATGTAAAACACTTTTTACAGCTAGAAAGTAACAACTTTCAATCAGAATAG
- a CDS encoding coenzyme F420-0:L-glutamate ligase: MERVVGTVVRGLRGPIINEGDDIVQIVVDTALNAAKTEGFEIEDRDIVTVTESVVARAQGNYAKISDIASDVKSKFGDDTVGVIFPILSRNRFSNILKGIAAGTKKIILMLSYPSDEVGNHLVSLDDLDEKGINPWTDVLTEAEFRGHFGFNKHTFTGVDYIEYYKELIVEQGAEVEVIFSNNAKTILDYTKSILTCDIHSRFRTKRILKAAGAEKVYGLDNILAESVNGSGFNSKYGLLGSNKSTEDGVKLFPDNCQPIVDDIQAKILAATGKLVEVMIYGDGAFKDPVGQIWELADPVVSPAYTPGLDGTPNEIKLKYLADNDFANLHGEELKNAIKEYINNKEEDLTGNMAAQGTTPRKLTDLIGSLSDLTSGSGDKGTPMIYIQGYFDNYTK; encoded by the coding sequence TTGGAACGAGTAGTAGGAACGGTTGTACGCGGTCTTCGTGGCCCAATTATTAATGAAGGGGACGATATTGTACAAATCGTTGTTGATACAGCATTAAATGCCGCAAAAACAGAAGGCTTTGAAATTGAAGATCGTGATATTGTGACAGTAACAGAATCTGTTGTTGCTCGTGCACAAGGGAACTACGCTAAAATTTCAGATATCGCATCTGATGTAAAATCAAAATTCGGTGATGACACGGTAGGTGTGATTTTCCCGATTCTTTCACGTAACCGCTTCTCGAACATTTTAAAAGGAATTGCAGCAGGTACTAAGAAAATCATTCTTATGCTAAGCTACCCATCTGATGAAGTGGGCAACCATTTAGTATCATTGGATGATCTTGACGAAAAAGGAATCAATCCATGGACGGATGTATTGACAGAAGCTGAATTCCGTGGTCATTTCGGTTTTAACAAACATACATTTACAGGTGTAGATTACATTGAATATTATAAAGAATTAATCGTTGAACAAGGTGCAGAAGTTGAAGTTATCTTCTCGAACAATGCAAAAACGATTTTAGATTATACGAAAAGCATTTTAACTTGCGATATTCACTCTCGCTTCCGTACAAAACGCATTTTAAAAGCTGCCGGTGCAGAAAAAGTTTATGGTCTTGATAACATTTTAGCTGAATCTGTAAACGGTTCTGGCTTTAACTCTAAATACGGTTTACTTGGATCTAACAAATCGACAGAAGATGGCGTGAAATTATTCCCGGACAACTGTCAACCAATCGTTGATGACATCCAAGCTAAAATTTTAGCTGCTACAGGGAAACTTGTAGAAGTAATGATTTACGGTGATGGTGCATTCAAAGATCCTGTAGGCCAAATTTGGGAACTTGCAGATCCTGTTGTATCACCTGCGTATACACCAGGTCTTGATGGTACGCCAAACGAAATTAAGTTGAAGTATTTAGCGGACAATGATTTCGCTAACCTGCACGGTGAAGAACTGAAAAATGCTATCAAAGAATATATCAACAATAAAGAAGAAGACTTAACTGGTAACATGGCTGCCCAAGGGACAACCCCTCGTAAGCTGACAGATTTAATCGGTTCTTTATCTGACCTGACTTCTGGTTCAGGCGATAAAGGTACACCAATGATCTACATCCAAGGTTATTTCGATAACTATACAAAATAA
- a CDS encoding glycine betaine/L-proline ABC transporter ATP-binding protein yields the protein MGKIKIDRVTKVFGKNTSQALKLVKQEKSKEQILKETNATVGVYEASLTIEEGEIFVIMGLSGSGKSTLIRLLNRLIQPTSGDIYIDDQNITKLNKKSLQLVRREKMSMVFQNFALFPQRTILQNAEYGLEIRGVPKEERRLKAEKALQNAGLLSYKDQYPDQLSGGMQQRVGLARALANDTEIILMDEAFSALDPLIRKEMQDELLELQANLQKTIVFITHDLNEALRIGDRIAIMKDGKVMQVGTGEEILTNPSNEYVRSFLEDVDRSKVLTAENAMIRPMTIQIDHEGPKVALQRMREDKVSVLLAVDKARKYLGYITANDALELAQSGEKSLHSILRNDMPIVEPSTVIQDILSVISDSPTPVAVVEEGKLRGVLIRGVVLESLASEKNGGVDNE from the coding sequence ATGGGGAAAATAAAAATAGACCGAGTCACTAAAGTATTTGGAAAAAATACATCACAGGCATTAAAGCTCGTGAAGCAAGAGAAATCCAAAGAACAGATATTAAAAGAAACAAATGCTACTGTAGGTGTATATGAAGCTAGTTTGACAATTGAAGAAGGTGAGATTTTCGTAATTATGGGGCTTTCAGGAAGTGGGAAGTCTACATTAATCCGTTTACTAAATCGTCTTATTCAGCCGACAAGTGGTGATATTTATATAGATGACCAAAATATTACGAAGCTCAATAAAAAAAGCCTGCAACTAGTCCGCAGAGAAAAAATGAGCATGGTGTTTCAAAACTTCGCTTTATTCCCGCAACGTACCATTTTACAAAATGCAGAGTATGGCCTGGAAATCAGAGGCGTTCCTAAAGAGGAAAGACGATTAAAAGCAGAAAAGGCTTTACAGAATGCAGGGTTGCTCTCCTATAAAGACCAGTATCCAGATCAATTATCAGGTGGTATGCAGCAGCGTGTAGGACTTGCACGGGCGTTGGCAAATGATACAGAAATCATATTAATGGATGAAGCTTTTTCTGCTCTTGATCCGCTTATTCGTAAAGAGATGCAAGATGAGCTATTGGAGTTGCAAGCTAATTTACAAAAAACAATTGTCTTCATTACACATGATTTAAATGAAGCGCTTCGTATTGGTGACCGTATTGCCATTATGAAGGATGGAAAGGTCATGCAAGTAGGAACAGGGGAAGAGATTTTGACAAATCCTTCAAATGAATATGTTCGTTCATTCCTGGAAGATGTAGACCGTTCGAAAGTACTGACAGCAGAAAATGCGATGATTCGTCCAATGACTATTCAAATTGATCATGAAGGACCAAAAGTTGCGTTGCAGCGTATGAGAGAAGATAAAGTAAGTGTACTTCTCGCTGTAGATAAAGCCCGAAAATATTTAGGCTATATTACTGCAAATGATGCACTGGAGCTTGCACAATCTGGTGAAAAATCACTGCATTCAATTTTACGCAATGATATGCCGATTGTTGAGCCATCAACAGTTATTCAAGATATTCTATCGGTTATTTCCGATTCTCCGACACCGGTTGCAGTCGTCGAAGAAGGGAAACTGCGCGGAGTACTGATCCGTGGAGTTGTTTTAGAGTCGTTAGCCTCTGAAAAAAACGGAGGTGTAGACAATGAGTAA
- a CDS encoding glycine betaine ABC transporter substrate-binding protein gives MKKMKWMPAATALSAALLLGACGDDTTEKKDTASTEDLGSIDLAYVEWDSEVASTYVVAEVLESVGYKVDITPLDNAIMWEAVSKGEADAMVSGWLPATHASQYEKYGADVEDLGPNLKGAKIGLVVPSYMEATSIADLTTEAASTITGIEAGAGVVAAAERALETYPNLESWSLQPSSSGAMTVALEQAIKNEEDIVVTGWSPHWKFANFDLKYLEDPEGVFGGEENIHTFVRQNLEKESPDAFKILDAFEWTTEDIEEVMLNIYSGTKPKEAAKQWVEANQDVVNNWTEGIEK, from the coding sequence ATGAAAAAAATGAAATGGATGCCTGCAGCAACAGCATTGAGCGCAGCGCTATTATTAGGTGCGTGCGGAGATGATACAACAGAGAAAAAAGATACAGCCTCTACAGAAGATTTAGGCTCAATTGATTTAGCCTATGTAGAATGGGATTCAGAAGTTGCTTCTACGTATGTAGTGGCAGAAGTATTGGAAAGTGTCGGCTATAAAGTTGATATTACACCATTGGATAATGCGATCATGTGGGAAGCAGTTTCCAAAGGTGAAGCAGATGCGATGGTATCTGGCTGGTTACCTGCTACACATGCGTCACAGTATGAAAAATACGGTGCAGATGTAGAAGATCTAGGGCCAAACTTAAAAGGTGCGAAAATCGGATTAGTTGTCCCAAGTTATATGGAAGCAACATCAATTGCTGATTTAACTACTGAAGCGGCATCAACGATTACTGGTATTGAAGCGGGTGCAGGTGTAGTAGCGGCTGCTGAAAGAGCACTTGAAACATATCCAAACCTTGAATCTTGGTCATTACAACCATCTTCATCAGGTGCGATGACAGTTGCTTTAGAACAGGCGATTAAAAATGAAGAAGATATTGTTGTGACAGGCTGGAGCCCTCACTGGAAATTTGCCAACTTTGATCTGAAATATTTAGAAGATCCTGAAGGTGTATTTGGCGGAGAAGAAAATATTCATACATTTGTTCGTCAAAACTTGGAAAAAGAGTCTCCTGATGCATTCAAGATTTTAGATGCGTTTGAATGGACAACAGAAGATATCGAAGAAGTCATGCTGAACATCTACTCAGGAACAAAACCTAAAGAAGCAGCAAAACAATGGGTTGAAGCAAACCAGGATGTTGTAAACAACTGGACAGAAGGTATAGAGAAGTAA
- a CDS encoding DEAD/DEAH box helicase yields MTTNFNDYPLSPELQRALKDLDYSTPTEVQQKVLPHALKKQDLIVKAQTGSGKTAAFAIPICENIDWIENKPQALVLTPTRELAVQVKEEFTNIGRYKRIKAAALYGKQPFRYQQDELKQKTHIAVGTPGRVLDHIEKGTLKLDKIRYVVLDEADEMLNMGFIEQVEAILAHVEHREVMMLFSATVPETIKKLASNYLNDAVDIEVHSEEAAPKIEHAVIEVQDEEKTAAVEKMAVVENPDTCIIFCRTKDRVDALHDYLYDREYSVDKLHGGMDQSTRLLVMNDYKRGDFRYLVATDVAARGIDIENISLVINYDLPMEKEAYVHRTGRTGRAGKEGKAVTFVTPFEHDFLAGIEELIGFKIPKVDLPTHEEVEAKAEAFDKKMQSRPQKKKQKNAKVDANITKLYFNGGKKKKLRAVDFVGTIAKIPGMTAADIGIITILDTSTFVEILNGKGNLVLKAMKTTPIKGKQLKVHISTSNN; encoded by the coding sequence ATGACAACTAATTTTAACGACTATCCATTATCACCTGAATTACAGCGTGCGCTTAAAGATTTGGATTACAGCACACCGACTGAAGTTCAGCAAAAAGTGTTGCCCCATGCATTAAAGAAACAAGATTTAATTGTTAAAGCACAAACAGGAAGCGGAAAAACTGCAGCATTCGCAATTCCGATTTGCGAAAATATTGATTGGATCGAAAACAAGCCACAAGCACTCGTATTAACACCGACACGTGAATTGGCTGTCCAAGTAAAAGAAGAATTTACAAATATCGGACGTTACAAACGTATTAAAGCAGCCGCCTTATATGGAAAGCAGCCGTTCCGTTATCAGCAGGACGAATTAAAGCAAAAAACACATATTGCTGTTGGTACTCCGGGACGCGTCCTGGATCATATCGAAAAGGGAACACTGAAGCTTGATAAAATTCGTTATGTTGTGCTTGATGAAGCAGATGAAATGCTCAATATGGGCTTTATCGAGCAAGTTGAAGCAATATTGGCCCATGTGGAACATCGTGAAGTAATGATGCTGTTTTCCGCGACAGTACCGGAAACGATAAAAAAACTGGCATCGAATTATTTAAACGACGCTGTTGATATTGAAGTCCATTCGGAAGAGGCAGCGCCAAAAATTGAGCATGCGGTTATTGAAGTACAGGACGAGGAAAAGACTGCGGCGGTTGAAAAAATGGCGGTTGTGGAAAATCCGGATACGTGTATTATCTTCTGTCGTACGAAAGATCGCGTCGATGCCTTGCATGATTATTTATATGACCGTGAATACAGTGTCGATAAGCTGCACGGTGGTATGGATCAGTCGACCCGTCTACTTGTTATGAACGATTATAAGCGCGGAGACTTCCGCTATTTAGTAGCGACAGATGTTGCAGCACGCGGTATTGATATCGAGAATATTTCATTGGTGATTAACTATGATCTACCAATGGAAAAAGAAGCGTATGTCCACCGTACAGGACGAACTGGACGAGCGGGCAAGGAAGGGAAAGCTGTTACGTTTGTTACACCATTTGAACATGACTTCCTTGCAGGTATTGAAGAACTGATCGGATTTAAAATTCCAAAGGTTGATTTGCCGACACATGAAGAAGTAGAGGCAAAGGCAGAGGCGTTTGACAAAAAGATGCAAAGCCGACCACAAAAGAAAAAACAAAAGAATGCCAAAGTTGATGCAAATATTACGAAGCTTTATTTTAATGGTGGTAAGAAGAAAAAGCTGCGTGCTGTTGATTTTGTCGGAACAATTGCAAAAATTCCGGGGATGACCGCTGCAGATATCGGCATTATTACGATTCTGGATACATCTACGTTTGTGGAAATTTTAAATGGTAAAGGCAATCTCGTATTAAAAGCGATGAAAACAACGCCGATTAAGGGCAAGCAACTGAAAGTCCACATTTCAACGAGCAATAACTAA